The DNA window TTTCCAATCACAAAACCCTTTAGTAACTGCATCGTTCAACGCTGCATCTAAACCTTTCTTATTAATAGTGCGTAAACCAGCAGCACTAATGCTTAAGCTAATCCAGCAATCTTGTTCTACATAGTAGAACTTCTTAGTAAACAAGTTCACATCAAATGTT is part of the uncultured Bacteroides sp. genome and encodes:
- the rpmB gene encoding 50S ribosomal protein L28, yielding MSKICQITGKKAMIGNNVSHSKRRTKRTFDVNLFTKKFYYVEQDCWISLSISAAGLRTINKKGLDAALNDAVTKGFCDWKSIKIIA